A window of Nitrospirota bacterium genomic DNA:
AGCGGGACCTTGATGTCGTAGAAGCGCAGTTGCGGGGCCAGCAGGGAGACCTCGCCGGCGCTGCCGGGCAGGAAGAGGGCGTCGAAGCCGGCCGTGTAGGTGATCTTGGTGGCGCCTTTGCTCGTCTGGCTCGTCGTGGCGGTCCCGTGCCGTTTCAGGTCTTCGGCTTTCAGATGCTTGATCTGCGGGCCGAAGTCCGTGGTGTTTTCCGGATAGGATTCGATGGCGATGATCTCGCCGCCTCGCTGGCGGACCTCCTGGCTGAACAGACGGGCCAATTCCTGTCCGTACGCGGTCTCCGGGTGGAGGATGCAGAGGCGTTTGTATCCCAGTCGCCCGACCGCATAGTCCGCCAGGCGGCGGGCTTGCTGCGGATAGGTGAGCGCGGTCGTGAACAGGTAGGTTCCCAGGCGACGCACGTCGGACGTCGTGGCCGCGGGGGTCAGAAAGGGCGTGTCGGTTTCCTCGGCTACGGCGGCGGCCGTCGGCAGGTGGCGCGAGAGGAGGGGGCCGATCACCGCCTGCGGGTGATATTCCGAGACCAACTCGAGCAGTTCGGTACGGAGCGTCGCCTTTTCCAGGCCGGTTGTGTCTTTGACGACGAGCCCGACGGAGGTCAACCCGGTCTCCTTGGCTTTCTCGATGGCCAGCCGAATGCCGTTCAGCGCCTCGGTTCCGAAGGGGCTCAGACGTCCCGAGGTCGGCACCGCCGCCGCCAGCACGTACTGGCTGGTCTTGAGCTTCGTCTTGTGTACGCGCAATTGCTCCGCGGCGGACTGGGCATAGTCGTGGGAAGGAAAATGCGTGAGGAAGAGGCGCAGATTACGCTCGGCCAGATGCTCTTCCCCCCGCGCCTGGTGCATCTCGATCAACCGAATCAAGACGAGGTCGCCGGGAAATGTCGTCGGGTAGGCGTCACGCAGATGTGCCAGCGCCGTGCGATCGGCTTGTTCCTGCACGAGGCGCCTGATGCGCTCGCGCGCCTCGGCGGTGCGCTCGGCCGGGCCGATGGACATCTCCTCCAGCCAGGTTTGAGCGGCCCGCACGTAATCCTTCTTGATGGCCTGGACTTCTCCGATCGCCTTGAGGACGTCGCGCTTGGTCTCGATGTCCTCCGCCTGCGCGCGCACGTCGGACAGGAGGGAGAACGCCTGGTCCGTCTTGCCCAGGTGTGCCTGCACGGTGGCGAACAGCATGCGGCTCCGGACGGCCACCTCGGCCTTCGGGAATTCGGTCAGGAGGCGGTCTAAGTAATCGGCCGCCGCGGCATAGTCTTTCTTGTCGTTGAGCGCGCCGGCCATGAGGAAATAGACCTGGGCTAACGAGTCGCCCTTGGCCGAGGCCAGGAGCGGCTTGAGGGTTTCGATGGCTTCGTCGTCTTGTTGGGCGTCGAGCAGGGCTTTGGCTTTTGCCAGGGGCCCGTCATCCGGCTTCTGCGGAGGAGCGTTCTTGATATGGGGGGGCGGCGGAGCGTCGGCGTCGGCGCCGTAAATGGTCGGGGGTTGGCTCAGCGAGGCGAGCAGCAGAATGGACAGAGACAGACCGGCGGCCAGGCCGCGCACAGAGAGGGAGCGGACCAAAGGGCACGTGGGGGAAGGGGGGTGTTGTTGTGAAGGACTTGAAACGACCATCGGCTCCTAAGTATTGCGCCGGTTTGTGCGCGAAGGCTTCTGTACTATAGGGGGCAGGTGCGGGGCTGTCAAGGCAACGACGAAGCGTATCATGTTGTTTTCACAGATGTTCATGCGTATAGTCGGAAAATGTCCAGCAGGGTGGGCTGATGGAAAGACTTGACGGGTTGGTGGATCGCTACCTCGCCGATTTGCGGGTCGAAGCGGGACTGGCCGGCAACACCCTCGAGGCCTACCGGCGCGATCTGCAGAAGCTGCAAGATTTTTTCGCCGCCCGCGCGATCCGTGATCCGGCGGGCGCGACCCGTCCGGTCATGTCCGAATTTCTGGCGCATTTGCGGCGCACGAATCTCTCGCCTGCGTCCGCCGCCCGATGCATGGCCGCGTTGCGGGGCTTCTTTCGCTTCCTCTGCCGCGAGCGGTTTGTTCAGGAGAACCCGCTGCTCAACTTCAAAACTCCGCGCCCCTGGGTGAGGCTGCCCAAGGTGCTCTCGCAAGCCGAGGTCTCCAAGCTGCTCGAGCTTCCGGCGGAGACGCAGCCGGAAGGCAAGCGCGACGCGGCGATGGTGGAATTATTGTATGCGACGGGGTTGCGGGTTTCGGAATTGGTGAATCTGGAAGTGGCGCATCTGAACATGAGCGTCGGGTATGTGCTGGCGTCGGGCAAGGGGGCGAAGCAACGGGTCGTGCCGATCGGCGAAGTGGCCCGGCAGAGACTGGAGGCCTATCTGGAGCAAGCCCGTTCGGCCATGGTCAAGGGCCGTCAGGTGCGGCACCTGTTTGTGACCCGGCGCGGCACCAAACTCACGCGCCAGGGGTTTTGGAAAGCGCTCAAGGCGCGGGCGCGGCGCGCCGGGATCACGAAACCCATCTCGCCCCATATGCTCCGCCACTCCTTCGCGACCCACTTGCTGGATCGCGGGGCCGATTTGCGCTCGGTCCAGACGATGTTGGGCCATGCCCGGATCACCACGACCCAGATTTATACGCATGTCGAGCGCGAGCGGCTGAAGCGCGTGCATACGAACCTGTTCCCGCGGAAGCAGCGACGCGGCGTCAAGGCGAAATGATGAATGCTGAACGATGAACGGATGACGGGACATGCAGCAACTCCGCGGCCAGGTCGTTCATCATTTATCATTTATACTTCATCGTTGCTTGTCGCGCGGTTGACAACCAGCGGCAGACTTGATACCATCCGAACACTCTCGCGCAACTGCTCGGCAAGCTTAAGAATTCGGGCGGATAGCTCAGTTGGGAGAGCGCTGCCCTTACAAGGCAGAGGTCACAGGTTCGATCCCTGTTCCGCCTACCAAACCTGTGACGCGATCGAAGAGTGGGCATCTCACGGAGTCGAACGGTAGTATCGAGGTGCCGGGCACAGAATTTTATCTGCACATCATCTATCCGAACTATGGGGCCGTCGTTCAGCTTGGTTTAGGACGCCAGATTGTCAATCTGGAGGTCGCGGGTTCAAATCCCGTCGGCCCCGCCAATTTCCCCCAATGGGTTGAGTGGTTTCGGTATTGTAAGCCCTGCATGATGCGGGAGGAGATGTACTAGCCTGATGATGTCTCAGACCGGTCCTCTTGGGCTCGTCGGTTCGCTTGGGACGGTATCGAAAGTCGTTCTGCTGGTGCTCTTCCTCTTCTCCGTCGTTTCCTGGACCATCATTCTGCTCAAATGGCGGACCTTCCGCGCCGGAGACCGGGACGACCGGCGCTTCATGAACGCCTTCGCCAAGACGCAGGACCAGGAGGACCTCCGCCGGCAGGCGCGTCGATTGCCGGCCAGTCCGACGGCCATGCTTTTTCTCGGGGTCACGGATCGGCTGCAGGGGGAGTCCCGTGAAGGTCGAGATGGACTGACGGTCGGCTCCGCCGATCCGGTCGAGGAGCAGTCGCCCGCGGACCGCCAATATATGGATCGGGTCGTGGCGCATCTGGTGCAAGACCAGATTGCCAAGCAGGAGACATACCTGCCGTTCCTGGCCACGACGGGCAATATCACGCCGTTCGTCGGGCTTCTGGGCACGGTAATGGGGATCATCGACGCCTTCGGGGAAATCGGCAAGCAGGGAACCGCCAGCATCTCGGCGGTGGCTCCCGGCGTAGCGGAAGCTTTGGTCGCCACTGCCGCCGGTCTCTTTACGGCGATTCCGGCGGTCATCGCCTACAATTACTTCCTGAATCGGATCCGCAAGTCTTCGTTCCGGGCAGAGGCGTTCAGCATCGAGCTGATGCACCGGCTGCAGGCCAAGCCCAAGGCCGCGGGGGTGCGCGGGTGATCTTCGAAAGCCGGCGCCGCCGGTTCATGGCCGAGATCAACGTGGTCCCGCTCGTGGATGTGGTGCTGGTGCTGCTGATCATTTTCATGGTGACGGCGCCGATGCTCTACCGCGGCATGGACATCAAACTGCCGACCTCCGCCAGCAATACGATCAAGCCCGAGGAACGGCTCGTGCTCACGATCGAACGGGATCAGAAGCTCTATCTCGACAAGGACCGGGTTTCTCCGGCTCAGCTGGAGACCCGTCTGCGGGCGGCGAAGCAACGGAATCGCGAGGTGTCGGTGTTCCTGCGGGCCGACCGCGAGGTGCCCTACGGCACCGTCGTGCAGGTGATGGACGGGGTCAAGCAGGCGGGGATCGACAAGCTGGGCATGGTGACGGACCCCGTCGGGCCGGAGCGTGTGACGGACGGGCTCGCGAAGGAGCCGGGCAGGCCATGAGCGTCGGGGAGGGCGCGCGCGCATCTGAGGTGGCGCGACGGCGGACATGACGGCGGACGCCTGTTCAGATTCGTCGCTCTGGTGGCAGGGGACGGCGCCGCAGCCCTCGCGTCCGGGCGCGATGCTCGTCCTGTCGCTGCTGCTGCACCTGGCGGTGCTGATCATCGCCGGCGGATTCAAGTTGCCGAGCAAGATGGACCGGCCGCTGGCTTCGTATCAGGTCTCGCTGGTCACCTTGCCTCCGGCGCCGCCACCGGCTCCGGTGCAGCGGGCCGTGGAGGCGGAGGTTCCGGTCTCCCCGCCTCCGGCGCCGGCCGCGCCGCCACCGGCTCCGGTGCCGCACGTGGTCAAGCCGGCGGTCGCGCCGCCCGTCACGGTGCCCAAACCGCCGCCGGCTCCTGCGCCCTCCAAGTCGGAGGCGCAGCTCAAGGATCTTTTGCGCGGGATCAAGTTGCCGCCGCAGGCGCCCGCGTTGGGCGATGTGGCGCCTGCGCCGAAATCGGCGCCGGTCCAGCGGGTGCAACCGGCCAAGACCGACGCGTCGCAGCAGAAGTTCAAGCGGGAGATCGACGACCTGCTCAAGAACGTGGCGGTGCCCGAGTCCCAGCCGGTGGCCGTCGGACCCACCATGCCCAAGGAGAACCAGGCCAAGCAAACCTTGACCCAGCAGATGCAGAACCTGGAGCCGCAGACGTTGAAGCCCGCTCCGGAAGAAGCCATTCTGAAGCGGCCGGCGCCGACGCAGCAGGCCAAAGCGGCGGCCAAGATTCCCGCCACCAGGATGCAGGTGCTCGGCGTCGCAACGGGATTCAACTGGTATCTTGCGCAAGTCCAGCGGTTGATCAGCGCGCAGTGGGTGGCTCCGCCGGTGGACTTGACCGGCAGGATGTACAGAGTCGTGATCAAATTCCGGCTGGACCAGTCCGGGGGCGTGAGCGCGGTGGCGGTGGAGACTTCGTCCGGCAACGGCTATTTCGACGATGCGGCCACCCGCGCGGTGCTGAAGGCCGACCCGCTCCCGCCGTTCCCGAAGGATTTGGCCGAGTCGTCCTTGGACGCGCATTTCAGTTTCGTGGTGGGTGAGGGGGTTGGGTAGGCGGATGCGATACCTGCTCGTCATAACGTTGCTCCTGGGGGCCGGGCTCGGGGCGATCCTGGAATCCGGCGCGGCGGACGTGTTCCTGGAAGCGACGCGGCCGGACTTTCAGAAAATTCCGATCGCCGTGCTCGGGTTTCGCGACGGACAGCTGCCGGACAACCCCGGGTCGAGGCTGACGCAAGTGCTCAAGGACGACCTCCGCCGCTCGCTGATTTTTTCGGTGACGGATCCGGCGAAGCTGGGCCTGACGCTGGACGGGGCCTACGGGGCCCAAAACGTGCTGTTCAAGCAGGCGGTGGACAACGGGATTGCGGTGTTGGTCTGGGGGCAGGTTGCGGCCCGCCAGCCGGATTTGGTGTTGGACGGGTTGATCTACGACGGCGTGAAGCAGGAAGCCATCGCCAGCAAGCGCTATGTCGGGGCGCCGCCGGTGCTGCGTCAGATGGCGCACCGTCTGGCCGACGAGCTGGTGTACCGTTATACGGGGGAGCCGGGAATCGCCAAGACCAAGATCGCGTTCGTGTCGGAGCAGGGGGGTAGCCGCGAACTCTACGTCATGGACTACGATGGCTACGGCCCGCGTCAGGTGACGGCCGATGGGTTTCTGAGTCTCATGCCGCGCTGGTCGCTGGATCGGCGGCACATCGTCTTTACCACCTACCGGAGCCGGACCAAGCAGGATATCGACGCGATTGAGTTGGCCACGGGGAAACGGGCGACCCTGGTGTCTATGCCCGGGCTGAACATCACCCCGGCCTTCTCGCCTGATGGGACGGATCTGGCCTTCGCCTCCAGCAACGAGGGGAATGCCGAGATCTATAAACTGAGCTTGCGCACCAAGACGCTGACCCGGCTGACGGTCAACAACGGCGGAGACTTGTCCCCTGCCTGGGCGCCGTCCGGCCGTGAACTGGCCTTCGTGTCCGACCGGGGCGGCAGCCCGCAGATCTACTTGATGAGCGTCGACGGTTCCAATGTGCGCCGTCTGACCTTCGAGGGCGATCACAATGCCGCCCCGGCCTGGTCCCCGCGCGGCAATTGGATCGCCTACGTTTGCCGCGGCCAGGACCGGCAGTATAAGCTGTGCCTGATCAGTCCGGACGGGCAGAAGCGGATTCAGATCACGTCAGGCCAGGGAGTGGACGACTCGCCTTCCTGGTCGCCGGACGGTCGGCATCTGGTATTCAGCTCGACCGCGGAAGGGAAGAGCCACATCTACATGATCAACAGCGACGGAACCGATCTCGAACGGCTGACGTCGGGCGGAGTTCACCACAGCGCTCCTGCCTGGTCGCCGGCGTAGAAGACGGGGCCGTCTCGGTTTATGCCGAGGAAGCAGAGAAGGTGTTAACCTCAGGAGGAGACAAGCCTATGCATACATGCACGCGAACCGTGACGATGGTGGGTTTGCTGGGGCTGGTGGCATTGGTCGGTGCCGGCTGCAGCAAGTCCATCCAATCGGATGTCGGATCCAAATCGTTCGAGCCGGCGCCCAGCCAGTCGAAATCCGCCGGACAGGATGCGCCCGTCAGCCAGTTCGGCTCGTTGCCCGGCGACAGCAACGGAAAGTCTTCGGGGAAGGGGTCCGGCGAAGAGCGGGTATCGGAAGGGGTTGCCGTCGCCAAGGCGGAGTCCTCCGGATCGTCCAGGCAACAGGAGATGCAGCAGGAGGCGGCGGCGACGGCCGAGGCGGGACTCGACGACGTGTTCTTCGCCTACGACTCGTGGAAGCTGAGCGAGGACGGCAAACAAGCGCTGTCCAAAGACGCGGAGTGGCTCAAGACCAATGGATCGCAGAAGCTGGCCGTCGAAGGTCATTGCGACGAGCGCGGCACCCAGGCGTACAATCTGGTCCTGGGGCAGAAGCGGGCCAAAGCGGTCCGCAATTACCTGGTCGAACTCGGCGTGGCCGGCAATCGCATCACGATCGTGTCGTATGGCAAGGACCGGCCATTCTGCAAGGAGTCCAATGAGTCTTGTTATCAACGGAACCGGCGCGGCCACCTGGTCGTCAGCGGCAAGTAAGCGGCGCGTCCGGTCCGCGCCGCGCGCGGGTGAGGTCCGGCGGTGAGGGTGCAGGTCCAGGTCGGGCGGTTCCGGTCCGGTCCGGCGGGCAGGACCGCCGCGGCCTGTGCCGGTCTCTGTCTGTTGTTGACCGGCTGTCTCGCGCAAAAGTCCGAGCTGGTCAAGGTCAGCCAGGACTTGGACAAGAAAATCTCCCTGCTGGATCAGCGGGAGAAAGACATCGAGGCGAAGAACAAGAATCTCGACGAGCGGATCGCGCAGACCAACACCCTCATCAATGAGGCTCGGGCGAGGGCCCTCAGCGCGATCCGTGAAATCCGCGAGGAAGACCAGCCGAAAATCCAGGGCAAGATCGATGAGAGCGATTACAAGGTCAAAGCCCTGGAAGCGCGGGTGGAGGACCGGGCCACCAAAATCGAGCAGTTGATCGCCAAACGCGACGCCGAATCGGAGAAGCGCGCGGCTTCGCTGGAAAAGACCGTGAGCAGTCAAACGGTGGCGCTGGCTTCCATGGCCAAGACGGTCGATGGGCGTCTGGAAGAGCATGACAAGGCCGCCGCCGCGGCTCAGGCGCAGACCCGCGCGCTCAACGAGCAGATCGTCCAGTTGAACCGGGCTCTGACCGATTTCCGACAGGCGCTGTCCGGCTTGGGCGACAAGCTGGTCCAACAGGAGCAACGGACCAACGATGTGTCGGCCAGGCTCCAGGCCGATGCCAAGGCCACGAACGACCATTTGGACAAGGTGACCAAGAGCGTGGGCACCGTGGCCAAAACGCTGGAGGCGGTCGGCGCCAAATTCGTGGCGCAGGAAGAGGCGCAGGATCGACGCTTGGACGACATGGCCAAGTCGCTCCATGCAGCCACCGCCCAGATGCAAGCTCTGACCCATACCGTCGCCAAGCTGCAAGGGCAGGGGAAGGGCGCCAAGGGAAAACCGGACGGAAAGGCAAGTCACCCGGCGACCGGCCAGGCTCCCGCAGCGGCGGAATCCAGGCCCGAGCCTCAGGCGGCCCCCGTAATGTCCGAGTCCGAAGCGGGGGCGTCGGAACCGGCGCCAGCGGCATCGGCTGACGAACCGGCCAATGCCGGGGCGGCGGCTGCTTCGGCTGCAGCCGAAGACGGCGCTATGCAGGTCGCCGGGCCGCTGGCCGGCGAGGCGCTCCTGACAGGTGACGGAGACCGGGCCGGCGGAGCCAAAGCGGCCTATGATCGGTCGTTCCAGCGGTTCAAACAAAAAGATTTCGACGGGGCGCTGGAACGGTTTTCGGAGTTTCTGACCCAGTACCCGACGAGCAAGCTGGCGCCGAACGCGCAGTATTGGATCGGAGAATGTTACTTCGGCAAGAATGAATACGGCCGGGCCATTGCCGCCTATGAGCAGGTGAAAGCCATTGATCCGGCCAGCGAGAAGGTGCCGGCCGCGCTGTTCAAGAAGGGGCTGGCCTACCTCGCGCTCAAGGATCGCAAGAAAGCGTCGCTGGCGTTGACGCAAGTGGTCGAGGTGTTTCCCAAGAGCCCCGAAGCGGGCAAGGCCCGCGAAAAATTAGTCCAACTCAACCAAGGCCGATAACATCATGCGAATGTGTCATGTGCCGTCCGGACTATCCGTCAGGTTGCTGGCCGTCATGGCCTGGGGTTGGCTCACCCTCGCCGGCTGTGCCAGCCACGCCGACTTCGTGAAGACCCAGGAGCAAGTCCGGGCCGTCGCCAAATTGCAGGAGCAGGACCGGCAACGCGACGAAGAGATCCAAAAACGGCTCCAAACCCTGGAGTCGAAAGGCGGCAAGACTCCGCCGGCGGACCAGGCGGTCAAGGGGCGGACGAAGGACGTGGAGGCGCTCCGGCAGCAGATGGAAGAACTGACGGACCGGTTGAACGACCTGGACCGCCGGGTCGCCCGGCTGCAAGACAGCCAGTACGCCTCACCGACGCCGGCCCCGGCCAAGCCGGATGCGACGCCCGCCCAGCCGCCCAACGAACCGTCCCGACAGTCCAAACCGGCCAAGCTGCCGGAGCCTCCGGCCGTCCTTCCCGGCACCCCGGACATTTCACCCACCAGTGCGTTCAACTTGGCGCAGAACGACTATCTCAACGGGCGGTATGAGTTGGCCATCCGGGGCTTCGAGCGGTTCTTGAAAGATTTTCCCTCGACGTCGAAAACCCCCGATGCCCATTATTTCATCGGCGAATCGTACTACAGCCTGAAAGACTACCCGCATGCGATGCAAGCCTTCGACGTGGTC
This region includes:
- the tolB gene encoding Tol-Pal system beta propeller repeat protein TolB, with amino-acid sequence MRYLLVITLLLGAGLGAILESGAADVFLEATRPDFQKIPIAVLGFRDGQLPDNPGSRLTQVLKDDLRRSLIFSVTDPAKLGLTLDGAYGAQNVLFKQAVDNGIAVLVWGQVAARQPDLVLDGLIYDGVKQEAIASKRYVGAPPVLRQMAHRLADELVYRYTGEPGIAKTKIAFVSEQGGSRELYVMDYDGYGPRQVTADGFLSLMPRWSLDRRHIVFTTYRSRTKQDIDAIELATGKRATLVSMPGLNITPAFSPDGTDLAFASSNEGNAEIYKLSLRTKTLTRLTVNNGGDLSPAWAPSGRELAFVSDRGGSPQIYLMSVDGSNVRRLTFEGDHNAAPAWSPRGNWIAYVCRGQDRQYKLCLISPDGQKRIQITSGQGVDDSPSWSPDGRHLVFSSTAEGKSHIYMINSDGTDLERLTSGGVHHSAPAWSPA
- the ybgF gene encoding tol-pal system protein YbgF, coding for MRMCHVPSGLSVRLLAVMAWGWLTLAGCASHADFVKTQEQVRAVAKLQEQDRQRDEEIQKRLQTLESKGGKTPPADQAVKGRTKDVEALRQQMEELTDRLNDLDRRVARLQDSQYASPTPAPAKPDATPAQPPNEPSRQSKPAKLPEPPAVLPGTPDISPTSAFNLAQNDYLNGRYELAIRGFERFLKDFPSTSKTPDAHYFIGESYYSLKDYPHAMQAFDVVIQEYPKSEKVPPALFKLGLSSAETGDPLKARSYLKRVLEEFSSSNEAKLAKNKLAELR
- the pal gene encoding peptidoglycan-associated lipoprotein Pal, with translation MHTCTRTVTMVGLLGLVALVGAGCSKSIQSDVGSKSFEPAPSQSKSAGQDAPVSQFGSLPGDSNGKSSGKGSGEERVSEGVAVAKAESSGSSRQQEMQQEAAATAEAGLDDVFFAYDSWKLSEDGKQALSKDAEWLKTNGSQKLAVEGHCDERGTQAYNLVLGQKRAKAVRNYLVELGVAGNRITIVSYGKDRPFCKESNESCYQRNRRGHLVVSGK
- a CDS encoding TonB C-terminal domain-containing protein, translating into MPKENQAKQTLTQQMQNLEPQTLKPAPEEAILKRPAPTQQAKAAAKIPATRMQVLGVATGFNWYLAQVQRLISAQWVAPPVDLTGRMYRVVIKFRLDQSGGVSAVAVETSSGNGYFDDAATRAVLKADPLPPFPKDLAESSLDAHFSFVVGEGVG
- the tolR gene encoding protein TolR — protein: MIFESRRRRFMAEINVVPLVDVVLVLLIIFMVTAPMLYRGMDIKLPTSASNTIKPEERLVLTIERDQKLYLDKDRVSPAQLETRLRAAKQRNREVSVFLRADREVPYGTVVQVMDGVKQAGIDKLGMVTDPVGPERVTDGLAKEPGRP
- the ybgF gene encoding tol-pal system protein YbgF, with protein sequence MRVQVQVGRFRSGPAGRTAAACAGLCLLLTGCLAQKSELVKVSQDLDKKISLLDQREKDIEAKNKNLDERIAQTNTLINEARARALSAIREIREEDQPKIQGKIDESDYKVKALEARVEDRATKIEQLIAKRDAESEKRAASLEKTVSSQTVALASMAKTVDGRLEEHDKAAAAAQAQTRALNEQIVQLNRALTDFRQALSGLGDKLVQQEQRTNDVSARLQADAKATNDHLDKVTKSVGTVAKTLEAVGAKFVAQEEAQDRRLDDMAKSLHAATAQMQALTHTVAKLQGQGKGAKGKPDGKASHPATGQAPAAAESRPEPQAAPVMSESEAGASEPAPAASADEPANAGAAAASAAAEDGAMQVAGPLAGEALLTGDGDRAGGAKAAYDRSFQRFKQKDFDGALERFSEFLTQYPTSKLAPNAQYWIGECYFGKNEYGRAIAAYEQVKAIDPASEKVPAALFKKGLAYLALKDRKKASLALTQVVEVFPKSPEAGKAREKLVQLNQGR
- the xerD gene encoding site-specific tyrosine recombinase XerD, giving the protein MERLDGLVDRYLADLRVEAGLAGNTLEAYRRDLQKLQDFFAARAIRDPAGATRPVMSEFLAHLRRTNLSPASAARCMAALRGFFRFLCRERFVQENPLLNFKTPRPWVRLPKVLSQAEVSKLLELPAETQPEGKRDAAMVELLYATGLRVSELVNLEVAHLNMSVGYVLASGKGAKQRVVPIGEVARQRLEAYLEQARSAMVKGRQVRHLFVTRRGTKLTRQGFWKALKARARRAGITKPISPHMLRHSFATHLLDRGADLRSVQTMLGHARITTTQIYTHVERERLKRVHTNLFPRKQRRGVKAK